A window of the Chaetodon trifascialis isolate fChaTrf1 chromosome 9, fChaTrf1.hap1, whole genome shotgun sequence genome harbors these coding sequences:
- the LOC139335899 gene encoding extracellular calcium-sensing receptor-like, translating to MIGGIFPVLNKEITTTFTFESEPPGVKCAGFDLRAFRWTQMMIFAIEEINKDPALLPNISLGYRILNSCASPTNTLRAALTLASRPEEIELTSSCSPAMSAVIAESGSSQSLAVAGTLGPFQVPIVSYFSTCACLSDRAKYPTFFRTIPSDYFQAKALAALVKRFGWQWIGAIQSDNDYGRNGILAFTEEVRKLGVCIAFVGTILRTYTMDKVLDVVEMIKQSTVKVILAFVPEGDFYPLMKEVVRQNITGIQWIASEAWITAARPSTPEIYQAFGGALGFVVQKMAISNLKPFLKGINPYSDPSAAFVRDFWEIMVTDHLQRVNFRNQFGDNVFFDVNGDPPASYDVINWQLIDGQFPTSVCTNVCPVGTRKAQIKGKPTCCFDCITCADGTIANSTADCTPCPLEYWSNERRDECVPKTIEFLTYHEPMGIAITVVSLLGASLTLTTMTIFILHRETPVIKASNSELSCFLLFSLFLCFLCPLTFIGRPTVWTCMLRHTCFGVTFAFCISCVLGKTIVVVTAFKATVPGNKVAGKIGPAQQRIIVCFCTFIQIVICVLWLKLNPPFPDMVFKYSNKIILECNTGSEAAFYAVLGYIGLLAIICLVLAFLARKLPDNFNEAKFITFSMLIFCAVWITFIPAYISSPGKFTVAVEIFAILSSAFGLLISIFSPKCYIILIKPETNTKKHVIGKIFNLNVTS from the exons ATGATCGGGGGGATTTTCCCAGTTTTGAACAAAGAGATAACTACCACTTTTACGTTTGAGAGTGAGCCACCCGGAGTGAAGTGTGCAGG ATTTGACCTGCGAGCTTTTCGGTGGACCCAAATGATGATATTTGCAATTGAAGAAATCAACAAAGATCCTGCTCTACTGCCAAACATATCTCTTGGCTATAGGATCCTTAATTCTTGTGCATCTCCTACAAATACATTACGTGCTGCACTAACACTGGCTAGTAGACCAGAGGAGATAGAATTGACTTCTTCTTGTTCCCCAGCTATGTCTGCTGTCATAGCAGAGTCAGGATCATCTCAGTCTTTAGCTGTGGCTGGAACTCTTGGACCATTTCAAGTGCCAATA GTAAGTTACTTCTCAACATGTGCCTGCCTGAGTGACAGAGCTAAATATCCTACATTTTTTCGGACAATCCCCAGCGACTACTTCCAGGCAAAAGCTTTGGCTGCATTGGTCAAACGTTTTGGCTGGCAGTGGATTGGGGCCATACAGTCAGACAATGACTATGGGCGGAATGGGATCCTGGCTTTCACTGAAGAGGTCAGAAAGCTTGGGGTTTGTATTGCATTTGTCGGGACAATTCTACGTACGTACACTATGGATAAAGTTCTGGATGTTGTGGAAATGATCAAGCAGTCAACTGTCAAAGTCATTCTTGCTTTTGTTCCAGAGGGTGACTTTTACCCTTTGATGAAAGAGGTTGTGAGACAGAACATTACAGGCATTCAGTGGATTGCCAGTGAGGCCTGGATCACAGCAGCTCGACCCTCCACACCTGAAATCTACCAAGCTTTTGGTGGAGCCCTGGGATTTGTGGTGCAGAAGATGGCTATTTCAAATCTAAAACCATTTCTTAAAGGTATTAATCCTTATTCTGATCCAAGTGCAGCCTTTGTGAGGGATTTTTGGGAGATTATG GTCACTGATCATCTACAAAGGGTCAATTTTAGGAATCAGTTTGGGGATaatgtcttttttgatgtcAATGGTGACCCTCCTGCTTCTTATGATGTTATTAACTGGCAGTTGATAGATGGGCAA TTTCCGACATCAGTGTGCACTAATGTTTGTCCAGTGGGAACCAGGAAAGCTCAAATAAAGGGAAAACCCACCTGCTGTTTTGACTGTATCACATGTGCTGATGGAACTATAGCCAACTCAACAG CCGACTGCACACCCTGTCCACTGGAATACTGGTCCAATGAAAGGAGAGATGAGTGTGTTCCTAAAACAATTGAATTCCTGACATATCACGAGCCGATGGGAATAGCTATCACAGTTGTATCCCTGCTGGGGGCCTCCCTGACGCTGACCACAATGACAATCTTTATCCTCCACAGAGAAACTCCCGTGATAAAGGCCAgcaactctgagctgagctgtttcctgttgttttctctttttttgtgttttctctgtcctctcacgTTCATTGGCAGACCCACAGTCTGGACGTGCATGCTGCGACACACATGTTTTGGTGTGAcctttgcattttgcatttcttGCGTCTTGGGAAAAactattgttgttgttacagCTTTCAAAGCCACGGTCCCTGGAAACAAAGTTGCAGGAAAGATTGGTCCTGCACAGCAAAGGATCATAGTTTGCTTCTGTACTTTCATTCAGATAGTGATATGCGTGTTGTGGCTCAAGTTAAACCCACCTTTCCCAGATATGGTTTTCAAATACAGCAATAAGATCATTTTAGAGTGTAACACAGGCTCTGAGGCTGCTTTCTATGCAGTGCTGGGCTACATAGGGCTCCTTGCAATAATATGTTTGGTCCTGGCATTTCTAGCAAGAAAGCTGCCTGATAACTTTAATGAGGCCAAATTCATCACgttcagcatgctgatattctgCGCTGTCTGGATCACCTTTATCCCAGCATACATCAGCTCCCCTGGAAAGTTCACTGTAGCTGTGGAAATATTTGCAATTTTGTCTTCAGCATTTGGCTTATTAATTAGTATTTTTTCACCTAAATGTTACATAATATTGATCAAGCCAGAGACGAATACCAAGAAACATGTCATAGGAaaaatttttaatttaaatgtgaCTTCTTAA
- the LOC139335900 gene encoding extracellular calcium-sensing receptor-like, with the protein MAILTAKLFMFLSLIGSKTGLTTALDNCVFFGEEEKNSMYEDGDVVIGGLFPLHYSPASSLPTFKTKPTPNMYKYFSARALRWMQTMTFAINEINQRSDLLPQLKLGFHIRDSCDDIHVSLGACLLLVNGQPERGPAVNIVKKSKGPQSNPGSNLGCAAVQRTVSPVIIGDAASGVSMALLRSLGSFHIPLVSYFASCSCLSNQREFPAFMRTMPSDAFQVRALVRLVNYFGWTWVGVIGVESDYAHFAIQLFLQESVQYGVCAAYTHFYPVALSQQALDELLDVIQMASSKVIINFSGESEMQGILREAQHRNITGLQWIASEAWTTANSLWEKFGDLLTGTLGFAIQRADVIPGLKQHLTSLRPSYIHQSAFLAEFWEEMFNCRLNGSLNSHSHGVDNYFDRLPCKGTEDLSDVYSPYSDVTQLRVSYNVYKAVYLVAYALHDMSNCIVGQGPFLNGTCADPKNFKRWQLIHYMRQANFSVLEEKVNFDQNGDPIAYYDLLNWQRRPDGSLHLVKVGFYDASLPTGRSLVINDSGIQWPVGKQASRSVCSDNCPPGSRIARRKGEPICCFDCVPCAEGEVSNKTDSLECSRCSEDTWPNKARNLCIPKTIEFLSYQELMGIVLCVVSVLGACISLSIFTIFLAYRDTPLVRANNMELSFLLLVFLAVCCLVGLLFIGEPSDWLCRIRYPAFGISFALCISCLLAKTVVVLMAFRSTLPGSIGMKWFGPNQQRASVLISTAVQVIICLIWLLTSPPHANNNTDYHSATIVIECVTGSEIGFWCVLGYIGILACMCFLMAFLARKLPDNFNEAKFITFSMLIFFAVWITFIPVYVSTVGKYTVAVHIFAILASSLGLLFCIFAPKCYIIILKPEKNNKKNMMQRGK; encoded by the exons ATGGCAATATTGACTGCAAagctttttatgtttctttctctcattgGGAGCAAAACTGGTTTAACTACTGCTCTGGataactgtgttttctttggggaagaggagaaaaacagtaTGTATGAAGATGGAGATGTAGTTATAGGGGGCTTATTCCCTCTACACTACAGCCCTGCATCTTCTCTTCCAACattcaaaacaaaaccaacaccTAATATGTATAAATA TTTCAGTGCTCGTGCCTTGCGTTGGATGCAAACCATGACTTTTGCAATCAACGAGATCAACCAGCGTAGTGACCTCCTGCCACAGCTCAAGCTGGGTTTCCACATTCGTGACAGTTGTGATGACATACATGTGTCTCTGGGTGCATGTTTGCTGCTGGTGAATGGCCAGCCAGAGAGAGGTCCCGCAGTCAACATCGTCAAAAAAAGCAAAGGTCCACAAAGTAACCCTGGTTCTAATTTAGGTTGTGCTGCTGTACAAAGGACAGTGTCCCCAGTAATCATAGGAGATGCTGCCTCTGGGGTGTCCATGGCTTTGCTACGAAGCCTGGGTTCTTTCCATATCCCCCTG GTGAGCTATTTTGCATCCTGCAGTTGTCTGAGCAATCAAAGGGAGTTCCCCGCATTCATGCGCACCATGCCGAGTGATGCCTTCCAGGTCAGAGCCCTGGTCCGACTGGTTAACTATTTTGGCTGGACctgggtgggagtcattggaGTGGAATCAGATTACGCTCACTTTGCCATCCAGCTCTTCCTGCAGGAGTCAGTGCAGtatggtgtgtgtgctgcctaCACTCACTTCTACCCTGTAGCCCTGAGTCAGCAGGCTCTAGATGAGCTTCTGGATGTTATCCAG ATGGCGTCCTCAAAGGTCATCATTAATTTCTCTGGTGAGTCAGAGATGCAGGGCATTCTGAGAGAGGCCCAACATCGGAATATAACTGGTCTGCAGTGGATCGCTAGCGAGGCTTGGACCACCGCCAATTCACTCTGGGAAAAGTTTGGAGATCTCCTCACCGGAACACTGGGATTTGCCATCCAGAGAGCTGATGTGATTCCAGGGCTGAAACAACACCTCACTAGTCTCAGACCATCCTATATTCATCAGTCAGCTTTCTTGGCAGAATTTTGGGAAGAAATGTTTAACTGTCGACTTAATGGGTCACTGAACAGCCACTCTCATGGAGTCGACAACTATTTCGACAGATTGCCATGCAAAGGGACAGAGGATTTAAGTGATGTTTACTCCCCTTATTCTGATGTGACACAGCTAAGAGTGTCCTACAATGTCTATAAGGCTGTGTATCTGGTGGCCTATGCCTTGCACGATATGAGTAACTGCATAGTCGGACAGGGCCCTTTCCTTAATGGCACCTGTGCAGACCCAAAGAATTTTAAACGTTGGCAG ctAATCCACTACATGAGGCAAGCTAATTTTTCTGTATTGGAGGAGAAAGTCAACTTTGATCAAAATGGTGACCCCATTGCTTATTATGATCTCTTGAACTGGCAAAGGAGGCCTGATGGCTCACTACATTTGGTGAAAGTAGGTTTCTATGATGCCTCCTTACCTACTGGACGCAGCCTGGTCATAAATGACTCAGGGATTCAATGGCCTGTTGGAAAGCAG GCTTCCCGGTCTGTATGCAGCGACAATTGTCCTCCAGGTTCCCGAATCGCTCGGAGAAAGGGGGAACCCATCTGCTGTTTTGACTGTGTCCCCTGTGCTGAGGGAGAAGTTAGCAATAAAACTG ATTCTTTAGAGTGCTCACGCTGTTCAGAGGACACATGGCCtaataaagccagaaatctctGCATCCCAAAGACTATTGAGTTCCTGTCTTACCAGGAGTTAATGGGTATTGTGCTTTGTGTTGTATCTGTCCTTGGAGCTTGTATTTCCCTCTCTATCTTCACCATATTCTTGGCATACAGAGACACACCACTTGTTCGGGCCAACAACATGGAACTGAGCTTCCTTCTCTTGGTGTTTCTTGCTGTCTGTTGCCTTGTTGGCCTGTTGTTCATTGGTGAGCCTTCAGACTGGCTTTGCCGTATCAGGTATCCTGCATTTGGGATCAGTTTCGCCCTCTGCATTTCATGCCTCCTGGCAAAGACAGTGGTGGTCCTAATGGCCTTTAGGTCCACACTACCAGGAAGTATTGGCATGAAGTGGTTTGGACCCAACCAGCAGAGAGCCAGTGTGCTCATCAGTACAGCTGTGCAG GTAATAATCTGTTTAATATGGCTGCTCACCAGTCCACCTcatgccaacaacaacacagattaCCACAGTGCTACGATCGTCATTGAATGTGTTACTGGTTCGGAGATCGGATTCTGGTGTGTTCTTGGATACATTGGCATCCTGGCCTGCATGTGCTTCCTAATGGCTTTTTTAGCTCGGAAACTGCCGGATAATTTTAATGAGGCGAAGTTCATcaccttcagcatgctgatattcttTGCAGTGTGGATTACTTTTATCCCGGTTTATGTGAGCACAGTTGGGAAATACACAGTGGCTGTCCATATTTTTGCTATTTTAGCATCATCTTTAGGTCtccttttctgcatttttgctCCGAAGTGCTATATTATAATCCTGAAacctgaaaaaaacaacaagaaaaacatgatgcaaagaggaaaatga
- the LOC139336670 gene encoding extracellular calcium-sensing receptor-like — protein sequence MLQNSFQPGFVVKGDYVIGGIFPLHYNQEMPDLNCTYRPTPVKCNGFDPRAFRWAQTMRLAVEEINQSTELLSNYTLGYKIFDSCAYPLTGQRAALSVLNGQSEDDAVTCRSASPLLAVIGESGSAQSIVVSRILQPFRIPMISYFSSCACLSDRRKYPTFFRVIPNDDYQVKAIAQLLVRFSWTWVGLVRGDHEYGRFAVQGLLRELQGTKVCVAYQEMIPLLYNHQRAMEIIQVMRNSLAKVVVVFSAEGEMTPFLRDYMMQNITGIQWVASEAWVTASVFTGSEYYPYLGGTIGFGIRRGYISRLSDYLQTVNPQMYPSSPLVKELWEALYGCSPSLSSASKLPPCSGQESLLEQHSAYMNTSSPRVAYNVYKAVYAIAHSLHNLLLCQPGSGPFQNNSCAQSNNIEPWQLQYYLQEVIFNIAGEEVNFDMKGDSVPYYDIINWQRGTGGNTEFVNVGLFDGTKPAGEELVIQEDRIIWCTFCPEDFWSNKDRTACIPKKVEFLAYDSLGIALTVTSVVGACLTLTVFAVFFYHRNTPIIRMNNSELSFFILFALSLCFLCSLVFIGEPTSWSCMLRHTAFSITFSLCLSCILGKTLVVLAAFTAARPGDNMMRWLGPKQQRFIIFSCTLVQVVICAAWLIDAPPFPSQNTQYERSKIILECSVGSSLAFWCVLGYIGLQACLCFVLAFLARKLPGNFNEAKFITFSMLIFCAVWLAFIPAYVSSPGNYADAVESFAILASSFGLLFCLFAPKCYIILLKPEKNTKQHLMGKEKK from the exons ATGCTTCAAAACAGCTTTCAGCCAGGCTTTGTGGTCAAGGGTGACTATGTTATTGGGGGGATCTTTCCCCTTCACTATAACCAGGAGATGCCAGACCTCAACTGCACCTACAGACCAACGCCAGTGAAGTGTAATGG CTTTGATCCCAGGGctttccgctgggctcagacTATGAGGCTGGCAGTGGAGGAGATAAACCAGAGTACAGAGCTTTTGTCCAATTACACCCTTGGATACAAAATCTTTGATTCATGTGCATATCCACTGACTGGCCAGAgggctgctctgtctgtgttgaATGGGCAGAGTGAGGATGATGCTGTCACATGCAGAAGTGCCTCTCCGCTCCTTGCTGTGATTGGGGAATCTGGTTCTGCTCAGTCTATCGTGGTGTCCAGAATCCTGCAGCCGTTCAGAATCCCGATG ATCAGTTATTTTTCATCATGTGCATGTCTCTCTGACAGAAGAAAATACCCTACCTTCTTCAGGGTAATCCCGAATGATGACTATCAG GTGAAGGCCATTGCTCAGCTGCTGGTACGCTTCAGCTGGACCTGGGTGGGGCTGGTGCGAGGAGACCATGAATATGGACGTTTTGCTGTGCAAGGTTTACTGAGAGAATTACAGGGTACCAAAGTGTGTGTAGCGTACCAAGAAATGATCCCTCTACTCTACAATCACCAGAGGGCAATGGAGATTATCCAG GTGATGCGGAACTCTTTGGCCAAAGTGGTCGTTGTATTTTCAGCTGAGGGAGAGATGACACCTTTCTTGAGAGACTACATGATGCAGAACATCACTGGAATCCAATGGGTGGCGAGTGAGGCCTGGGTCACAGCATCTGTCTTTACAGGGAGCGAGTATTACCCTTACTTGGGGGGCACCATAGGGTTTGGCATCAGGAGAGGATATATATCCAGGCTCAGTGACTACCTGCAGACAGTAAACCCTCAGATGTATCCCAGTAGTCCATTGGTTAAGGAGCTGTGGGAGGCTCTGTATGGTTGCAGCCCTTCTCTGTCATCTGCCTCCAAGCTGCCTCCCTGCTCAGGGCAGGAGTCCCTTTTAGAGCAACATTCAGCCTACATGAACACATCAAGCCCTAGAGTGGCATATAATGTCTATAAGGCTGTATACGCCATTGCTCATTCCCTCCACAACCTTCTTCTCTGTCAGCCAGGCAGTGGGCCTTTCCAAAACAACTCATGTGCTCAAAGCAACAATATAGAACCCTGGCAG CTCCAGTACTACCTACAGGAAGTGATATTTAACATTGCTGGAGAGGAAGTGAACTTTGACATGAAGGGCGACTCAGTACCATATTATGATATCATCAACTGGCAGAGAGGCACAGGTGGAAACACTGAGTTTGTCAACGTGGGGTTGTTTGATGGGACCAAgcctgcaggagaggagctggTGATCCAGGAGGACAGGATAATATGG TGCACATTTTGTCCTGAGGACTTCTggtcaaacaaagacagaacagcCTGTATCCCCAAGAAGGTGGAGTTCTTGGCCTATGATTCCTTGGGTATAGCCCTGACAGTGACCTCTGTGGTGGGTGCCTGCCTCACTCTAACTGTCTTTGCAGTCTTTTTCTATCATAGAAACACACCCATCATCCGCATGAATAACTCTGAACTCAGCTTCTTCATCCTGTTCGCACTgagtctgtgtttcctgtgttcacTGGTGTTCATTGGAGAGCCAACATCTTGGTCCTGCATGTTGCGTCACACTGCCTTCAGCATCACATTTTCATTGTGTCTGTCTTGTATCCTGGGGAAGACTCTGGTTGTGTTGGCAGCTTTCACTGCCGCCAGGCCAGGGGACAACATGATGAGATGGCTGGGGCCCAAGCAGCAGAGGTTCATCATCTTCAGTTGCACTCTGGTTCAGGTGGTTATCTGTGCTGCCTGGCTCATTGATGCCCCACCTTTTCCAtcccaaaacacacagtatgAACGCTCAAAGATCATTCTGGAGTGTAGTGTGGGCTCTAGTCTGGCATTCTGGTGTGTTCTGGGATATATTGGTCTACAGGCCTGTCTGTGCTTTGTTCTGGCTTTTCTGGCCCGTAAGTTGCCAGGAAACTTCAACGAGGCCAAGTTCATCACTTTCAGCATGCTGATCTTCTGTGCCGTATGGCTAGCATTCATCCCTGCTTATGTCAGCTCTCCTGGAAATTATGCAGATGCAGTGGAGTCATTTGCCATTCTGGCTTCCAGCTTTGGTCTTTTGTTCTGCCTGTTTGCTCCAAAGTGTTACATAATTTTactgaaaccagaaaaaaatacaaagcagCACCTcatgggaaaagaaaagaagtaa
- the LOC139335901 gene encoding extracellular calcium-sensing receptor-like: MTSTRTLIDNDYQAVPYTYCKKWNDRELKFARTVIFTVEEINRDNKLLPNVSHLSTCACLSDKRQYPTFFRTVPSDRYQIIGLVQLMKYFDWRWVGIIYTVALYSEKGTSEFTKEAQKEGICVEYKLPHSKTSKNKLNTIVETLRKSSSKVVLLFMSLSYTKSFLSEMENFNITGKQWLGSESWITQADLSSVERKNILQGAMGFALPEASIPGLGEFLLSLKPSDEPQSAVIKGIWEKFFDCSFSPSNTSTMCTGTEDLRTVSSDYTDVTHFRAENNVYKAVYLVAYALHILLQCKNGSNPTTGKPCVNKKEVLEHIKYVNFTTQNGAKVFFDENGDSVAQYDLVNWQMKEDGSVEIVKIGHYDTSFPDGKKFKLKDNIKIVWGGNSNEVPRSVCREPCPPGTRKAMNKFKPVCCFDCFECPEGTISNQTNSPDCLICPPEFWPNEKKDQCLPKPSEYLSYKEIMGAVLTGFGCIGVFLSLLTSIIFLTHKETPIVKANNSELSFLLLFSLKLCFLCSLTFIGRPSEWSCMLRHTAFGITFVLCISCVLGKTIVVLMAFRATLPGSNVMKWFGPAQQRLSVLTFTLIQVVICVLWLTISPPFPKMNMKYYKEKIILECALGSAVGFWAVLSYIGLLAVLCFILAFLARKLPDSFNEAKLITFSMLIFCAVWIAFIPAYVSSPGKFTVAVEIFAILASSFGLLVCIFFPKCYIIIFRPEQNSKKHLMGKIPPRTL; this comes from the exons ATGACTAGTACACGTACATTGATAGACAATGACTACCAGGCTGTTCCATACACATACTGCAAAAA ATGGAACGACAGGGAATTGAAGTTTGCCCGGACAGTGATTTTTACTGTGGAGGAGATCAACAGAGATAACAAGCTCCTTCCCAAT GTGAGCCATCTTTCAACCTGTGCTTGTTTGAGTGACAAAAGACAATACCCGACGTTCTTCAGAACTGTACCAAGTGACCGCTATCAGATCATTGGTCTGGTGCAGCTCATGAAATACTTTGACTGGCGCTGGGTTGGGATCATTTACACTGTAGCCTTGTATTCAGAGAAAGGCACATCTGAATTCACTAAGGAAGCACAAAAAGAGGGCATTTGTGTTGAATACAAATTACCACACTctaaaacatctaaaaacaaGTTGAATACTATTGTTGAGACTCTGAGGAAATCCTCATCAAAGGTGGTGCTGCTGTTTATGTCCTTGTCTTACACCAAATCGTTCCTGTCAGAAATGGAGAATTTTAACATAACTGGAAAGCAGTGGCTTGGCAGTGAGTCTTGGATCACACAAGCAGACTTGTCTTCtgttgagagaaaaaacattttacagggGGCAATGGGCTTTGCGCTCCCTGAAGCATCCATACCAGGTCTCGGTGAATTCTTGCTCAGCTTGAAACCTTCTGATGAACCACAAAGTGCTGTAATTAAAGGTATCTGGGAGAAATTTTTCGACTGCAGCTTCTCTCCATCAAATACTTCTACTATGTGCACGGGCACAGAGGATCTCAGGACTGTCTCCAGTGACTACACAGATGTGACACACTTCAGGGCAGAGAATAATGTATACAAAGCTGTGTACTTAGTGGCATATGCCCTCCACATACTATTGCAGTGTAAAAATGGCTCAAATCCAACCACGGGAAAGCCCTGTGTGAACAAGAAGGAG GTGTTGGAGCATATTAAATATGTAAACTTTACAACACAGAATGGAGCCAAGGTTTTCTTTGATGAAAATGGAGACTCAGTTGCGCAGTATGATTTAGTTAACTGGCAGATGAAAGAAGATGGCTCTGTTGAGATTGTCAAAATCGGTCACTATGATACCTCTTTTCCCGATGGGAAAAAATTCAAACTTAAAGACAACATCAAAATAGTTTGGGGAGGAAACAGTAATGAG gtGCCAAGGTCTGTCTGCAGAGAACCATGCCCACCAGGGACCCGTAAAGCCATGAACAAGTTTAAGCCTGTGTGCTGTTTCGACTGCTTTGAGTGCCCTGAGGGAACAATAAGTAATCAGACAA attcTCCAGATTGTTTGATTTGTCCACCTGAATTTTggccaaatgaaaagaaagatcaGTGTCTTCCAAAACCTTCTGAATATCTTTCCTACAAAGAGATCATGGGGGCAGTTTTAACAGGATTTGGCTGTATTGGCGTATTTTTATCTCTTCTGACATCAATCATTTTTTTGACTCATAAAGAGACTCCCATTGTAAAGGCCAacaactctgagctgagcttcctgctgctcttctcattaaaactgtgtttcctgtgttctctGACCTTCATCGGCCGACCTTCTGAATGGTCCTGCATGCTGCGACACACGGCATTTGGGATCACCTTTGTCCTCTGTATCTCTTGTGTTCTTGGGAAAACTATTGTTGTTTTAATGGCCTTCAGAGCCACACTTCCAGGCAGTAATGTCATGAAATGGTTTGGTCCTGCACAGCAGAGGCTCAGTGTTCTGACTTTCACCCTCATTCAGGTTGTGATTTGTGTACTTTGGCTGACAATCAGCCCTCCATTCCCAAAGATGAATATGAAGTACTATAAAGAAAAGATCATCTTAGAGTGTGCCCTGGGTTCAGCTGTTGGATTCTGGGCTGTGTTGAGTTATATCGGACTTCTTGCTGTCTTGTGTTTTATACTTGCTTTTCTTGCCAGAAAGCTGCCAGACAGCTTTAATGAAGCCAAACTGATCACGTTTAGCATGTTGATCTTCTGTGCAGTCTGGATTGCATTCATCCCAGCATATGTCAGCTCTCCTGGGAAGTTCACTGTAGCTGTGGAAATATTTGCCATCCTGGCCTCCAGTTTTGGTTTGCTGGTATGCATTTTCTTCCCAAAGTGCTATATTATTATATTCAGGCCTGAACAGAActcaaaaaaacatctgatgggGAAAATACCACCAAGAACTCTCTAA